One Oncorhynchus masou masou isolate Uvic2021 chromosome 2, UVic_Omas_1.1, whole genome shotgun sequence genomic region harbors:
- the c2h16orf87 gene encoding UPF0547 protein C16orf87 homolog, which yields MSVNKAKKVKMATKSCPECDQQIPVACKSCPCGYVFISRKLLNAKLGERSPPAIDKLDAKRRRTERIRREKINSPSTNDMENRRRCRSNSQSDQIRRGRGRPKTVGLKKQEEEKEKFEKEVDIYANLSDEKAFVFSVALDEINRKILGQRLIL from the exons ATGTCGGTAAATAAAGCTAAGAAAGTAAAAATGGCTACCAAATCATGCCCTGAGTGCGACCAACAG ATTCCAGTTGCTTGCAAGTCTTGTCCCTGTGGCTATGTATTCATTAGTCGAAAGCTTCTAAATGCCAAACTGGGTGAGAGATCACCACCAGCAATAG ACAAGTTGGATGCAAAGAGGAGGAGAACTGAAAGAATTCGCAGAGAGAAGATCAACTCTCCGTCAACCAATGACATGGAGAATAGAAGGCGATGCCGCTCTAACAGCCAATCGGATCAGATCCGGAGAGGGCGGGGCAGGCCAAAGACAGTTGGGCTGAagaagcaggaggaggagaaag AAAAATTTGAGAAAGAAGTTGATATCTATGCCAACCTCTCAGATGAGAAAGCATTTGTGTTTTCGGTGGCATTGGACGAGATCAACCGAAAGATCCTGGGCCAAAGACTGATCCTATAG